AAAAGTACTGGTTCCATTATTATTTCCTGCAGTAGGACACTGCCAAAGCCTGTATTACAAGCATctacctgtataaaaaaaaaagggttagcaAGATTAGGAGCTTGCAACAAAGGAGATGAAGTCATGAATAACTTTAGCTGCTGAAAGGCCTTGTCGTGATCCTGAGTCCAGTGAAACCTTACTTTGCTTGATGTTAAGGCATGTAAAGGAGAAGTTATGATGGCAAAGTTAGgacaaaattttgaataataatatgataCTATACCTAGGAATGTTTTGAGTTCTTTTTTATCACTAGGAGTGGGAAATGAAGTTATTGCCTTTACATTTGTATCCTTGGGTAATATGGAGCCACTGCCAATGACGTGACCCAGGTATGTAACCTTTGCCTTACCAAATGAAATCTTAGCTAAATTAATAACGAGGTTAGCTTTCAGGAGTGAGTTCTTTTAAGGTGTTACTAGCAATCACTATGTCGTCCAAATAAGCATACGCGCCCTCCAAACCTCATATGACTTCGTGGACCATTCTTTGGAATGTAGACGGAGCATTAGTCATCCCAAATTGTAAAACTTTGTATTCAGAGACCGAAAGGTGTTATAAAGGCTGAAATCTCTTGCCTTATCTGCTAATTTAATTTGTTAACAACCCTTCAGAAGGTCAATCTGGGTAATATATTTAGAATTACTCACAGAGTCAATAATATCCGCAATTCTAGGTAATGGATAAGCATCCTTAACTGTTACAGAATTAACATTTCCATAATCTGTACACATACGATAGGAATTGTTAGGCTTTTTGACTAAAATACAAGGTGATGCCCAAGGAGACTCACTTGGTGCAGCCAAATCTAGTTTTAATAAATACTCAACCTCAGCCTTCAAGGCTGGTAATAAACGATGGGACACCCGATAAAAAGGTTGAAGAACAGGATTGGTGTTGGGTTCTAGCACAACATCATGTTTCACCAAGGTGCAGCAACCAGGAGTGTCTGAACATAGAGCAGGATAAGACTTCGGAACAGCCTCCAGTTCTTCTCTTTCCACCTTAGGGAGATGACCAAGATACtgtgaaaggagagaaagaatatgtgaATTACTAGCATCTTTCCACAGCAGAATATAATTatgggccaaagtttcttctTTGTCTGGTTCGAGAGGATAGGGATAGACACATTTCATATCAACTGCTTCGGTCACTGGGGTTTTCTGTATAGAAGTCTCCTCGATGAAAGCAGTTGTCATCCTGGAGTTTTGAGCACAGTGATCAGTCCCTTTACTTAACAGGTGAACTACCTGTGGAGAAATCGCTGCAGATTGGTATGATTTTATAAGATTAATGTGCACTAGCTGACTAGGTTTCCTTTTATCTTTAGTTTCAATTGCACAAGTCGTTTTAGAGACCCTTTTGGTGATTTTATAAGGACCcataaatttttctcttactGGAGCTCCTGGAACTGGTCGATACACAAGTACATCATCTCCTACTTAAAAGTTCTGAATTTGGCCTTTTTATCATAATGGTTTTTCATACGATTTTGACTGTTTTTAAAATTCTGATTGGTAAATTCATAAATAAGGTTAAGTCTGTCCTTAAGACCTTGAAGGTATTGAGGAATACTTACTTGCTGGTCTTTATAAGTACCTCTTAAGATGTTTTCTTTCACCATGCCAAGGTTTGTCCTGGGTCTTCAGCCTAACCATCTCAAAAGGGGAAATTCCACTTGACTCATTAGGTGTACTCCCAAGTACATACATAAGGAGACTCAGGTCTTCATCCCAATCTCGCCGAGTTTCACACATGTACTTGCGCAGGAGACTTTTAATGGTCTGATGTACCCGCTCGAGGGCTCCATTCGTTTGTGGGTGATATGCTGAAGCAAAAATATGGGAGATGTTGAACTGCTTTAAAGTTTGCTTAAACAAATCACTAGTGAAGTTTGTCCCCTGGTCACACTGCAATTCCTTAGGGAAACCAAAGacagtgaatattttaaaaagattagCAATAATTGTTTTGGCAGATATGTTTTTAATAGGTATGGCTAAAAGAAATCTAGTAGTTGGACACAACACAGTTAAGATGTACtcgttttgctttttagttttgggaagtGGACCAACATAATCAACAATTACCTTTTCAAAAGGAGAATTAGGTACCGTAATAGGAACTAATGGTGCTGATGGTATTTTCTGATTAGGTTTACCAGTTACTTGGCACGGAAGGCAAGATTCTATGTTGCGTTTTACATCAGCTTTCATACCAGGCCAATAGTAATCTTCCAATAAACGCTTATAGGTTTTGGAAATGCCTAGATGAGACTCTGTTGAATGAGCAAGATCCAGTAAAGCTGCATGAAGATTAGAAGGAACTACAAGATGATAACTATCATGCCAGGAATTTTGTCCTGCAATCTTCAGAGGTCTGTAACGTCTCATAAGGATGTTattatcaagataaaaatatGGTAACTTATTTTCATCAGCATTGTCTTTTAATTTATCAAAGTAATCTTTCAAACTATCATCAGACTTCTGATACTGTACAAATTCATCTGAGGGAATATCAACAATATCAGCAATGACTTTTCACTTAAAGTACCTGGATCTACCTTACCTGTAGGTTTCGTCTCTTTAGGAGGAACTGAGGTTGCAGACCTGGTGACTACTTGACAGGGAAGCTCTGTTCCAGGAGAAAACACTACTTGGCTAGCTTTCTCGATCACTACTTCAGGCTGAGTGATGATAAGACTAGGAGTGCTGTTAGTTTGAGCCAGGTCATTACCAAGTATCATGTCTATATTCTTGCAAGGCAGGTCAGAATCCAATAAGGCAACATTAGTTGAACCTTTAAAATAAGGACAATCAAGAGAAATCTGTACAATGGGCAAAACCTTTTGACAAGTCAAATCTGTGACAGTTACATATTGATCTGTTGGTTGGGCTAAATCTTTTAACTCTGAGCTAATGACCGTTTGAGATGACCCTGTATCTCTCAAAATTTGCACTGGAATATCATTAACTTTACCAGGATATGTAAATGCTGAAAAGTCTGATAGGGGTTGAGCACAATGAAGTGTAGTTTTATTTGCAGTGGTCCCTGATTTGTGTCCCTGTTGAAAAGCATCAAGAGAAGCCTTACCATGAGATGCTTTGCATTTAGGGCTAGGACAGTCTTTGATATGATGTCTTCCTTTCTTAAGAAAAGTACAAACTTGAGTGGCAGATGAAGGGGAGGACGACTGTGGTTTATGTTTATGAATGAGATGGTAATCATCAGCTAATAGGGCagctctttttccatctttttcttgcttttctctaaTAAACATTGACACATTAGCTGGAATACGCCTTAGGAATTCCTCCAAAACTATTAAATTCTTCAATTGTTCCAATGTAGTTATTTGTTCCTTATCTAACCGTTTATTAAACTGCTTCAACTTCAGTGTGAAAAACTCCAGATAGGTTCGTGCTTGGTTCTTCAAAGTTTATCAAAAGATTTGCCTGTACCCTTCTGCTGTCACACTGTAAACATCTAATATGGCAGTTTTAAAGACTTTGTAATCCCTTTCTTGGACATGTTGTGCTGCCACATATGCTGCTTTTCCTTTGAATGAATTTCTGGTTAAGAGTACATATTGGTCTCTAGGCCAGCTGAGAGACGTTGCAGTGTtttcaaaagtaatgaaaaacacaTCAGGGTCTTTTTCATCGAAGACAGGTAGGAGTTTGCGTGCTTGCCAAGATCAAAAGCGTCGGGAAACTGTTTCTCTGCTAACCTTTCTTCAATTCTTATGGCTGATAGTTCCTTTTCCAACCgaactctttcttttctttctagttCAAGTCGTCTTTGCTCAGTTTCTGCAATTAGGCTTGTAGCTTCTATTCTTTTTTTGTCTGGCCACTGCTGCAGCATTTGCAGCTTCTACCCTTTTTTGTTCTGCTGCTGCCGCGGCATTTCCAGCTTCTACTGTTCGCTGCTGTAGTTCAAGTTGCAGTCTCAATTTCACTATCTCTGGGTCTTCAGTCATCGTAACTTTACGAATAGCACCTCGTTCTAGTGTTAAAGGCCTTAAGGGAAGAGCCTCTTCTTCTGTTAAGTTTCCACTATGTACCAAGAAGTCTAAAATCTTTCCCAATAGTTCAGCTTTCACAATAGCAAGACTTACAGATACCCTTGCCCTTTCAGCTATTTGACGAAGCTGGTCTTTCTTGACTTCCCGTAGTGTATTCGGGTGTTCCCTGGGAGCACTTTAAAAATTTCTCAAGATCAAAAGGCATCCTTCAATactgacaagaaaatattaataaaatgaacagTTCACGTGAAACTGCACTACTCCTACTACCATACACAAGCTCATGTAACCACCAAATGTCTAAACTTTAGGCCATTTGTGAAAAACGGTGCGAAGGCACCCATAAATTAGAAATTACCGTAACAATCATTAAATGAAGCACGGAACACAATTGACAGCCAGACAATTATTCCCTTTTAAATGAAGGAGCATTAGCAAATgcgatttttcaaaaattcataacaaTCAGAAAACGTAGTTCACCATTAATACACAACCATAAACAATCCAGAATGAAAGAGATTCTAAATGAAGTAAATACGAGGTACCACCTGTTACCTGAACAAGGAATAAACCTTTAATCGTCCATCGAGCTAGAAAGTGAGGTTCCTGACGACGTGATATTAGCATACGAAGACTGAATCCTTTAACGAGCAAGAGTCGTAACCTAGGTAGGAGGAACAGAGGTTCCTATGGAAGGAATCTTTAATACCTTAAGGTGAGGTTTTGAATGCCTCGAAGCACCTCGGCGAAGTTGGGTCGACTATGAAAATATCGCTAAGCGATGGTAGTCAACAGAGTCGAGGGTTAAAAGAATGCCGAATAAAAGGATGCCATTACCCTGCCTGCCCGTCCTCCAAAATCCCGATGCATGCTTAAGATGACGTGTACCAACACGACATTCTCGAATATGAAAGCCTGAGCGCGCTGGAGAACACTATCCGGTGGTAGTTCGTATTATAAACTTGCAAAGTATCATTAATACACTACACTCGTGTTATCCATCATCACAGAGAAACAacaaagtgaatataaaaatctaTCAAGATCGAGCGTAAGCATAACGAAAACGTAAGTAGATCCCGGTCAGGCCCCCAATTTGTCACAACTTAAGCTTTTCACCTGAACCTTTCATTAATTCCAAGTGATAAGGACAACACTTCATGCAGCGTAAAGTAGATTTACGAGGTGCATTAACAAGCCAAAACTTAAATTAAACAAGAGTTTTACATATTTCAACTAACTTAAgaatatttcaacaatgattaCAAATAACCACTTAATAACTATAATGACCAAAGAATCGTAAGCCACCGGATAATGAACTCAAAGACATAGTTGTAATGAGTTTGAAAGTTAACATTTCCAAGGATTACACAAGGGAAAAACAGGAGGTAATTTCATACACTATGTATGGTACAAAAGCAACCAATAGATGGCGCTAACAGCATATACATAATAGGTGGGTTATTACAGTTACTACATAATGATAGAGTTATTATAGTATTACAACATAATGATAGAGggttatcataatatatatatatatatatatatatatatatatatatatatatatatatatatatatatatatatatgtgtatatgtgtgtgtgtgtgtgtgtgtgtgtgtgtgtgtgtatgtgtgtgtatatatatatatataatgtttgtccTTGTCTGCATCTCTGCCTGTATATAATATAGCGGTAAGGGATTTTTAGGATGCCTTCTGTCACTGACACATGTACCAAATGTATCCTCATAttcaagttttaaatatactCAACTACTTAACCTTTCAATATGACCCCAACGAACTTGTAAGAAATGGATAAATTCATGAGATGGCTGTTAATGCAAATGAATGAGtaaaatacacaggaaaaaattaatgaatattattaagtatatatattacggGCAAAATGCCCAACCACAGAAAATCACCAGAAACAGGGTAACAATTTTGGGGCTAACTTTGAGATTCAGACGTTAAAAGCGAACCTGCACTTTCATGCCACCTGGCCATCAGTTTGTCGAGGGTCATTTTGTCTGGTAATACTGAATTCTCTCAAACAAAAGTATAGAAACGACGAAAAATGTCTAGGTATGTTTGAGCTTAATATCATGCTACTGccgtttatcattattattcctggATGCCGAGCGTTTAGCCTGGGAGAGAGATTGTCATGGGCCTTCCATCGCGACGGGGAACAGAGAAGGGCATTCAAATGCTGCTAGTTATTGCTCTTTAGCAAAAGGACAGAAGGAATATTATAATCTCAAGTCATCCATcgttatttatttaagaaagtaATAGACTTCATTAGAAGCCACTTTTCAAGACAATAGTATCTGAAgcgtttgttttcgttttattgttttctaaatAGCCAAGGTCGCGTTGTGAACAACGGATTGAGATACGAAAGGTACAAAATtacggaatatttttattttcgcgTATACTATGAACCAGGGTTTTCAACCAGACCTAACTGTGACTCATTCTACTTTTCCAACTACGGCTGTAGCTTGGCTAatggtaaaaataagaaatggcgATCGTACCAGATTCTCAAGTCGGTTATAAGTGTCAGTAACACCTGTTTTATCTTAGAAAGTCTGCGCGCCGCAGGTCACTTTTACGTCAAGTAAAGCCATTTCCTTGAACGCCCATTGGAAACaaataacttacttttttttttaactgggctAGGCCTGTGTCATGTATGTTAGCGTGACACAGACAACTGCGCACAACTTGCAGTTTTCCTCCAAGCATAACgtttgaatagataaaaatatttacaataatggtatattatcaaGTGCTGCTATTGTATATTTCTAACTCCTATACCTCTCTTCCTTTGAAAACCAGCGGATCTGGGCTTAAAAAGACCTTTGGTTGTCCGTCAAGTTGGactctttactttaaaaaatgtataaagaattATTCGCTAAAAGCAGAACGAAACTGGACGACGATTCAGTGCGTGCGATAGTCCACAAACAAGCAAGCATTACGGaagcagcatcccttcggcccaaAGCTGCACCCAGTTTTTAGCTTTTAGCcttagttccacctttagatccttatacttaatctcatttattttctggatctctctgcCTTGCTGTTCAGcccctccaactctctctttttcacGCACATCATCTTCTGGTGTCTGTAATGGCGGCAAGGCATTAAAAGATACTGAAAGAAACTGCCGACGTGACACGCACCGCTTTATTCTCCTTAGGCCAGTATTTGCCTTTAAATGTTTcaggtaaaaagaaaaggaatcaaGAATTTGTGACCGAAAAGATTCTCCAACGAAACGATCTGAAACTACCGACGGCCCAAAGACAATTCTAATTTTGAACTGCATTTGAACAAGCACAATTTTcagagataaaaattattattagcatatatatttttatattttaagaaaggCTTGTGATTGTTTTGGTGGTCTATGGACTTTATCATAACTCTTtcttatgggactgatcattctcACTTAGCTGAAAGTGCTGTAAGTGTTTTTATGAGGCAAAAT
The sequence above is drawn from the Macrobrachium rosenbergii isolate ZJJX-2024 chromosome 15, ASM4041242v1, whole genome shotgun sequence genome and encodes:
- the LOC136846292 gene encoding uncharacterized protein yields the protein MTEDPEIVKLRLQLELQQRTVEAGNAAAAAEQKRNQARTYLEFFTLKLKQFNKRLDKEQITTLEQLKNLIVLEEFLRRIPANVSMFIREKQEKDGKRAALLADDYHLIHKHKPQSSSPSSATQVCTFLKKGRHHIKDCPSPKCKASHGKASLDAFQQGHKSGTTANKTTLHCAQPLSDFSAFTYPGKVNDIPVQILRDTGSSQTVISSELKDLAQPTDQYVTVTDLTCQKVLPIVQISLDCPYFKGSTNVALLDSDLPCKNIDMILGNDLAQTNSTPSLIITQPEVVIEKASQVVFSPGTELPCQVVTRSATSVPPKETKPTDEFVQYQKSDDSLKDYFDKLKDNADENKLPYFYLDNNILMRRYRPLKIAGQNSWHDSYHLVVPSNLHAALLDLAHSTESHLGISKTYKRLLEDYYWPGMKADVKRNIESCLPCQVTGKPNQKIPSAPLVPITVPNSPFEKVIVDYVGPLPKTKKQNEYILTVLCPTTRFLLAIPIKNISAKTIIANLFKIFTVFGFPKELQCDQGTNFTSDLFKQTLKQFNISHIFASAYHPQTNGALERVHQTIKSLLRKYMCETRRDWDEDLSLLMYVLGSTPNESSGISPFEMVVHLLSKGTDHCAQNSRMTTAFIEETSIQKTPVTEAVDMKCVYPYPLEPDKEETLAHNYILLWKDASNSHILSLLSQYLGHLPKVEREELEAVPKSYPALCSDTPGCCTLVKHDVVLEPNTNPVLQPFYRVSHRLLPALKAEVEYLLKLDLAAPSESPWASPCILVKKPNNSYRMCTDYGNVNSVTVKDAYPLPRIADIIDSVSNSKYITQIDLLKGC